Proteins encoded in a region of the Pontibacillus halophilus JSM 076056 = DSM 19796 genome:
- the asd gene encoding aspartate-semialdehyde dehydrogenase — MADTNLYHVAVVGATGAVGQKIIETLEDRDFPIEKLTLLSSSRSAGAKVSYKGEELTVEEATPDSFEGIDLALFSAGGSVSKQLAPEAVKRGAVVVDNTSAYRMDEEVPLVVPEVNESDIRSHKGIIANPNCSTIQMVAALQPLREAYGLSRVLVSTYQAVSGAGNEAVDELREQSKQMLEGNNEVEASVLPVKGDEKHFPIAFNALPQIDKFEDNGYTFEEMKMINETKKIMHMAELPVSATCVRLPFFTSHAESVYIEVEQDGLTVEDLHGQLNDAPGITLMDDPASQTYPTPLDAEGKRDVFVGRVRKDPDHDRGFHLWVVSDNLLKGAAWNTVQIAESLVQHQWLQIEQ, encoded by the coding sequence ATGGCAGATACGAACCTATACCATGTAGCCGTAGTAGGCGCCACAGGAGCCGTAGGTCAAAAAATTATAGAAACACTAGAGGATAGAGACTTTCCTATAGAAAAGTTAACGCTACTTTCTTCAAGTCGTTCAGCAGGAGCAAAGGTCTCTTATAAGGGTGAGGAGTTAACTGTTGAAGAAGCGACTCCAGATAGCTTTGAGGGAATTGATCTTGCACTCTTTTCTGCAGGTGGATCTGTGTCGAAGCAGCTAGCACCTGAAGCTGTTAAACGTGGTGCAGTTGTTGTAGACAACACTAGCGCTTATCGTATGGATGAAGAGGTCCCTCTCGTCGTACCTGAGGTGAACGAATCAGATATTAGAAGTCATAAAGGTATAATTGCAAATCCGAACTGCTCGACGATTCAAATGGTGGCTGCACTTCAGCCATTACGTGAAGCGTACGGATTATCTCGTGTACTCGTTTCCACGTATCAAGCTGTATCAGGGGCTGGGAATGAAGCAGTCGATGAGCTTCGTGAACAATCAAAGCAAATGCTTGAAGGAAATAATGAAGTTGAAGCTTCCGTACTTCCTGTAAAAGGGGATGAGAAGCATTTTCCAATTGCCTTTAACGCACTTCCGCAAATCGATAAGTTCGAAGACAATGGCTATACATTCGAAGAAATGAAAATGATTAATGAAACGAAGAAAATTATGCACATGGCGGAACTACCTGTATCTGCAACGTGTGTCCGTCTACCATTCTTTACATCCCATGCAGAAAGTGTTTATATAGAGGTGGAACAAGATGGACTCACTGTTGAAGATCTACACGGTCAATTAAACGACGCACCAGGGATTACTCTAATGGATGACCCAGCAAGTCAAACCTATCCGACTCCATTAGACGCAGAAGGAAAGCGTGATGTATTTGTTGGTCGCGTACGTAAAGACCCAGATCACGACCGTGGCTTCCATCTATGGGTTGTATCTGACAATCTATTAAAGGGCGCTGCATGGAACACGGTTCAGATTGCAGAAAGCCTCGTCCAACATCAATGGTTACAAATAGAACAATAA
- the dpaB gene encoding dipicolinate synthase subunit B, which yields MWENKTIGFGLTGSHCTYADVFPQVQEFIDLGATVVPVVSYTVQKTDTRFGDATEHLLKLEEITGEKLITTIPDAEPLGPKRPLDCMIIAPLTGNSMSKMANALTDSPVLMAAKATLRNQKPVVVGISTNDALGLNGVNLMRLMATKNIFFVPYGQDDPVKKPNSMVADMSLLTRTVEAALEYKQVQPVIIERT from the coding sequence ATGTGGGAGAATAAAACGATTGGATTTGGATTGACTGGATCACATTGCACATACGCTGATGTCTTCCCTCAAGTGCAAGAGTTTATCGATTTAGGCGCAACCGTCGTTCCTGTTGTATCGTATACAGTACAGAAGACGGATACTCGCTTTGGGGATGCAACGGAGCACCTTCTGAAGCTTGAAGAAATTACAGGAGAGAAACTAATTACAACGATTCCAGATGCAGAACCACTTGGACCGAAACGTCCCCTTGACTGCATGATTATAGCACCGTTAACGGGAAATTCTATGAGTAAAATGGCGAATGCGTTAACAGATTCACCGGTACTCATGGCTGCTAAAGCAACATTAAGAAACCAGAAACCTGTGGTGGTCGGAATATCTACAAACGACGCTCTTGGGTTAAATGGTGTGAATTTAATGCGTCTCATGGCCACAAAGAATATCTTCTTCGTTCCATATGGTCAAGATGACCCAGTCAAAAAACCAAATTCAATGGTTGCTGATATGTCATTACTCACACGGACAGTTGAAGCGGCTTTAGAATATAAGCAAGTGCAACCTGTCATCATAGAAAGAACTTAG
- the dapA gene encoding 4-hydroxy-tetrahydrodipicolinate synthase: MNFGKVLTAMVTPFDHRGNIDFEKTTKLIQYLLDNGSDGLVVGGTTGESPTLTSEEKLALFKHSVEVVNGRVPVIAGTGSNNTHASIELTKKAEALGVDGIMLVAPYYNKPNQEGLYQHFSTIANETKLPVMLYNIPGRSVISMDTDTIVRLASIDNIVSIKDASGDLDAMTEILSRTDDDFSVYTGEDSMTLPSYSIGATGVVSVSAHVIGTEMQEMLKAVDEGRAKDAAKIHQQILPIMHGCFMAPSPTPVKTALQMKGMDVGGVRLPLVPLTKEERETLAQLIQ; the protein is encoded by the coding sequence GTGAATTTTGGTAAAGTATTAACCGCAATGGTGACGCCTTTTGATCACCGCGGAAACATTGATTTCGAGAAAACGACTAAATTAATTCAGTACTTATTAGACAATGGTTCAGATGGCCTTGTAGTGGGAGGGACTACTGGTGAGTCTCCTACTTTGACCTCTGAAGAGAAGCTAGCGTTATTTAAGCATAGCGTTGAAGTTGTAAATGGCCGAGTTCCTGTCATTGCTGGTACCGGAAGCAACAACACACACGCTTCAATTGAACTGACAAAGAAAGCAGAAGCGCTAGGTGTAGATGGAATAATGCTTGTTGCACCTTATTACAACAAGCCAAACCAAGAAGGGTTGTATCAACATTTCTCTACAATTGCGAACGAGACGAAACTTCCTGTTATGCTTTACAACATTCCAGGACGTTCTGTCATCTCGATGGACACAGATACGATTGTTCGTCTCGCATCCATCGACAACATTGTCTCCATTAAAGATGCTAGCGGGGACTTAGATGCAATGACTGAAATACTTTCAAGAACAGATGATGATTTCTCTGTATACACAGGGGAAGATAGCATGACACTTCCATCTTATTCCATTGGTGCGACTGGCGTGGTATCCGTATCAGCGCATGTAATTGGAACTGAGATGCAAGAGATGCTTAAAGCGGTTGATGAAGGACGCGCGAAAGATGCAGCGAAGATTCACCAGCAAATCCTACCGATTATGCACGGATGTTTCATGGCACCTTCTCCAACCCCTGTGAAGACTGCTCTTCAAATGAAAGGAATGGATGTTGGTGGCGTGCGCCTGCCATTGGTTCCACTTACGAAAGAAGAGCGTGAAACGTTAGCTCAATTAATTCAATAA
- the dapG gene encoding aspartate kinase: MNILVQKFGGTSVRNEEGRSLAIQHIQKAKNEGYKLVVVVSAMGRSGDPYATDTLLNLIDYPNHGVSNREQDLLVSCGEVISSVVFSNELNQAGLRSIALTGAQAGFVTNDDFTQAKIKAMKTDRILSELTHHDVVVVAGFQGQTESLETTTIGRGGSDTSAAALGASLQADYVDIFTDVEGIMTADPRIVESARPLSVMTYNEIVNLAYQGAKVIHPRAVEIAMQAKVPIRVRSTYSEEYGTLVTQTRSNEHGQDIPDRFVTGIAHMSGIAQIKVTAKEEPYQLQTDVFKSMAEAGISVDFINISPSGVIYTIPEVAVEKAKSILSGLGYEPEITYGCAKVSTVGAGITGVPGIASKIVGTLTAAGVNILQSADSHTTIWVLVKDEDLVKAVNALHHTFELDLKE, encoded by the coding sequence ATGAATATACTCGTCCAAAAATTTGGGGGAACGTCCGTCCGTAATGAGGAGGGACGCTCCCTTGCTATCCAACATATCCAAAAGGCAAAGAATGAGGGGTATAAGCTTGTCGTGGTCGTTTCGGCAATGGGCCGAAGCGGAGACCCCTATGCAACGGATACGCTCTTAAATTTAATTGATTATCCGAACCATGGTGTCTCAAACCGCGAACAAGACCTTCTCGTCTCTTGTGGGGAAGTCATCTCAAGCGTGGTGTTCTCGAATGAGTTGAACCAAGCGGGACTTCGTTCGATTGCATTAACTGGCGCTCAGGCGGGCTTTGTCACAAATGATGATTTCACCCAAGCGAAGATCAAAGCCATGAAGACAGACCGAATCTTGTCTGAACTAACTCATCATGATGTCGTGGTCGTGGCTGGCTTCCAAGGACAAACGGAATCTCTTGAAACAACGACGATTGGTCGTGGGGGAAGTGATACTTCCGCGGCGGCGTTAGGTGCTTCTCTTCAAGCTGATTATGTGGATATATTTACGGACGTTGAAGGGATAATGACTGCTGACCCGCGTATCGTAGAATCTGCTCGTCCACTGTCTGTGATGACATATAATGAAATCGTTAATCTAGCTTACCAAGGAGCAAAGGTTATTCACCCAAGAGCGGTTGAAATTGCCATGCAGGCGAAAGTGCCTATTCGAGTTCGTTCAACTTATAGCGAAGAGTATGGCACACTTGTTACTCAGACTAGAAGTAACGAGCACGGCCAAGATATCCCGGACCGTTTCGTCACAGGGATTGCACATATGTCTGGAATAGCTCAAATAAAAGTGACCGCGAAAGAAGAGCCATATCAACTGCAGACGGATGTGTTTAAGTCTATGGCTGAAGCGGGAATATCTGTTGACTTCATCAATATCTCTCCGTCTGGTGTTATTTATACGATTCCAGAAGTCGCAGTAGAGAAAGCGAAATCTATCCTATCAGGACTTGGATATGAGCCGGAGATTACGTATGGATGTGCGAAGGTCTCTACCGTAGGAGCAGGCATTACCGGTGTACCCGGCATCGCCTCGAAGATTGTCGGCACACTTACAGCAGCAGGGGTAAACATTTTGCAATCAGCAGATTCACATACGACCATATGGGTACTCGTGAAAGATGAAGACCTTGTGAAAGCAGTCAATGCCCTTCACCACACCTTCGAACTCGACTTAAAGGAATAA
- the dpaA gene encoding dipicolinic acid synthetase subunit A, whose translation MLTGYTIAIIGGDARQLEVIRRLSEWDASLYLVGFDQLDHGFTGAKQVELDDIEPDQLDAIVLPVPGTNLEGHVDTIFSNQTVQLTEEWVGKTKEQCVLFTGITNDYLTKLSNEQKRKLIPLFDRNDVAIYNSIPTVEGTIMMAIQHTDYTIHSSKVIVLGLGRVGMSVARSFHALGADVSVGARQTEDLARVYEMGLKPFPLHSLKDAVADCDMVINTIPAQVVTAAVIQHMPSHTLILDLASKPGGTDFRYAEKRGIKALLAPGLPGIVAPKTAGNILATVVSQILIEEIGERGSQHVGE comes from the coding sequence ATGCTGACAGGATATACGATTGCCATCATTGGTGGGGATGCTCGACAATTAGAAGTGATTCGTCGATTAAGCGAATGGGATGCAAGTTTGTATCTCGTTGGGTTTGACCAATTAGACCACGGCTTTACAGGTGCAAAGCAAGTTGAGCTAGATGACATTGAACCAGATCAGCTTGATGCGATTGTGCTTCCGGTACCTGGGACGAATCTTGAAGGCCACGTAGACACCATCTTCTCAAATCAAACAGTGCAGCTCACAGAAGAATGGGTCGGGAAAACGAAGGAACAGTGTGTTCTATTCACAGGAATTACAAATGATTATTTAACGAAGTTATCTAATGAACAAAAGCGTAAGCTCATCCCTTTATTCGACCGTAATGATGTAGCTATTTATAATTCTATTCCTACAGTAGAGGGCACAATTATGATGGCTATTCAACATACAGATTACACCATTCACTCCTCTAAGGTGATTGTACTTGGCTTAGGGAGAGTTGGAATGAGTGTTGCTCGTTCGTTTCATGCTTTAGGAGCTGATGTCTCAGTAGGTGCTCGGCAGACTGAAGACCTAGCACGTGTATATGAGATGGGGCTGAAACCATTTCCTCTTCATAGCCTTAAGGATGCTGTAGCCGATTGTGATATGGTCATTAACACCATTCCAGCACAGGTTGTAACAGCAGCGGTCATTCAACATATGCCTTCCCATACACTTATACTTGATCTCGCTTCAAAGCCTGGTGGAACAGATTTCCGTTATGCAGAGAAACGAGGCATTAAGGCATTGCTTGCGCCTGGATTGCCAGGGATTGTTGCTCCGAAGACTGCGGGAAATATCTTGGCGACAGTAGTTTCACAGATATTAATTGAGGAAATAGGAGAAAGGGGTTCTCAACATGTGGGAGAATAA
- a CDS encoding GntR family transcriptional regulator — MSIKADHRHLYLQVIDAIKKDIESGLYKEKEKLPSEFELSKKLGVSRATLREALRLLEEENVLVRKHGVGTFVKAKPVFSSGIEELFSVTDLISRVGKTPGSTYLSTNIIEATDDDVAQFSSKNLHKLAKLERVRTADDEPVVYCIDKLPEHLVPLDHLHLEDSLFQLLDTYSHKRIAYAVTYIEPVGYHERISPILHCDKNQPLLLLKQMHYTSEDEPVLLSNNYFRTDQFGFYVLRKRV, encoded by the coding sequence GTGAGCATTAAAGCAGATCATCGTCATTTGTACCTACAAGTGATCGATGCAATAAAGAAGGACATTGAATCAGGACTATACAAAGAAAAAGAAAAACTACCGTCAGAATTTGAGTTATCGAAGAAGCTTGGTGTATCGAGAGCTACATTACGTGAAGCGCTTCGATTGCTCGAAGAAGAAAACGTATTAGTCCGTAAACATGGAGTGGGTACGTTCGTAAAGGCGAAACCCGTATTCTCATCCGGTATTGAAGAACTATTTAGCGTAACCGACCTCATCTCGAGGGTTGGGAAGACACCTGGCAGCACGTATTTATCAACAAATATCATTGAAGCAACGGATGATGACGTTGCCCAATTCTCCTCTAAGAATCTACATAAACTCGCAAAATTAGAACGAGTACGCACCGCAGATGACGAGCCTGTTGTCTACTGCATCGACAAACTCCCAGAACATCTCGTACCGCTAGACCACTTACACCTAGAAGATTCCCTGTTCCAATTGCTTGATACCTATAGTCACAAGCGCATTGCTTATGCCGTCACATACATTGAACCAGTCGGCTACCACGAACGCATCTCACCTATCTTACATTGTGACAAGAATCAACCCTTACTACTACTGAAACAAATGCACTATACAAGTGAAGATGAACCCGTATTGCTATCAAACAATTACTTTAGAACGGACCAGTTCGGCTTTTATGTTCTACGAAAGAGAGTGTAA
- a CDS encoding ClpP family protease, protein MNNEEQPNKEEQDQDQDQNKASALMSKIQQLGQSSVAQAPDSNIHILPIIGQVEGHVQLPPKNKTTKYEHLIPQIIAIEQNPKIEGLIVLLNTVGGDVEAGLAISEMIASLSKPTVSIVLGGGHSIGVPIATSTDYSFITETATMTIHPVRLTGLVIGVPQTFEYLDQMQDRVLKFVVNHSNIEKDKLEELMFAKGNLTRDIGTNVEGTDAVQYGLINEIGGVAKAIKKLNTMINETKGSKSNGDETQVIQ, encoded by the coding sequence ATGAACAATGAAGAGCAGCCGAACAAAGAAGAACAAGACCAGGACCAAGATCAAAATAAAGCCTCCGCTCTTATGTCGAAGATTCAGCAGTTAGGTCAATCTTCTGTAGCGCAAGCTCCAGATTCTAATATTCATATCCTGCCAATTATCGGTCAAGTTGAGGGGCATGTCCAGCTCCCGCCAAAGAACAAGACAACTAAATATGAGCATCTCATCCCGCAGATCATCGCAATTGAACAAAATCCTAAAATTGAAGGGCTCATTGTCTTGTTGAACACGGTCGGTGGCGATGTGGAGGCTGGTCTTGCGATATCTGAGATGATTGCTTCGCTATCTAAGCCGACGGTATCCATTGTACTAGGTGGTGGGCATTCCATTGGGGTTCCAATTGCCACTTCAACTGATTATTCTTTTATTACAGAAACCGCGACCATGACGATTCATCCAGTGCGTTTAACGGGGCTTGTGATTGGAGTTCCTCAAACATTTGAGTACTTAGATCAAATGCAAGATAGGGTATTAAAGTTTGTAGTCAACCATTCAAATATTGAGAAAGATAAGCTTGAAGAGCTTATGTTCGCTAAAGGGAACCTAACCCGTGACATTGGAACCAATGTAGAAGGAACGGATGCGGTCCAATACGGATTGATTAACGAAATTGGCGGCGTTGCAAAAGCCATCAAAAAATTAAATACGATGATTAACGAAACTAAAGGCTCTAAATCGAATGGCGATGAGACACAGGTGATTCAATGA
- a CDS encoding YlzJ-like family protein, which yields MILYTPLSHHDIYEDDEQAYSNHQILDVEGKTVKVRQEQDGTYQIVQLMSTDPSDYLNTSYTPGASIKLQ from the coding sequence ATGATTTTGTACACGCCATTATCTCACCATGATATCTACGAGGACGATGAACAAGCGTATAGCAACCATCAAATCCTTGACGTTGAAGGCAAGACGGTTAAAGTGCGTCAAGAACAAGATGGAACGTATCAAATCGTTCAACTGATGTCGACAGACCCATCGGACTATTTGAATACCTCCTATACCCCAGGTGCCTCAATAAAACTCCAATAG
- a CDS encoding FtsK/SpoIIIE family DNA translocase, which yields MAKKRKKKKNQPSSVKEQVKYELIGLLLVFLAIFGSGASVVAGGAIPLGLEHLFHFFFGIWYFVVSLFLLSTGIYLMVKRKTPAFLHKRLIGFYIVFLSILLFTHVQTFEEIMNNSVEPSILRTTWKHYGGYVSGDIPAVQLGGGIIGGALFAFTYYLFAPAGAKIVAFFAFIIGVIFMTDWSIGNMLHTLWEKVRAFGVDQWNSIQSKNTQKPKKTRRSKQSNASSNVSSEEETDIDRTYSYEDEEGNEHEPIIEDFTSVAYSKQNEEAVKEEEQQASSQSPSTPSNSADDREEGEGYTTPLPLAEVENVDYVLPSADLLAEPTHNTQQQERSQIQATVKKLERTFHSFGVKAKVTKVHVGPSVTKYEVYPDVGVKVSKIVNLSDDLALALAARDIRIEAPIPGKSAVGIEVPNQEVAMVSLREVLDSAKKDESKLSFALGRDISGESVVAELNKMPHLLVAGATGSGKSVCINGIITSILMRAKPHEVKMMMIDPKKVELNVYNGIPHLLSPVVTDPKKASKALKKVVAEMERRYELFSDTSTRNIEGYNEYIKKHNAETGEEQPQLPYIVVLVDELADLMMVASNDVEDAITRLAQMARAAGIHLIIATQRPSVDVITGVIKANIPSRIAFSVSSATDSRTIMDSGGAEKLLGRGDMLFTPVGSNRPTRVQGAFLSDEEVERIVDHCITQQKAQYQQEMIPDEENDVHEEVDDDLYDDAVQLITEMQSASVSMLQRRFRIGYTRAARLIDAMEQRGIVGPYEGSKPREVLVSQSEEEKTS from the coding sequence ATGGCAAAAAAGCGAAAGAAAAAAAAGAACCAACCATCATCTGTGAAAGAACAAGTCAAGTATGAATTAATTGGTTTACTCCTTGTCTTTCTTGCCATTTTCGGAAGTGGTGCAAGTGTTGTAGCGGGAGGAGCCATTCCCCTTGGACTAGAACATCTATTTCATTTCTTCTTTGGAATTTGGTATTTTGTCGTGTCGTTGTTCTTATTAAGTACGGGAATTTATCTAATGGTTAAGCGCAAGACACCCGCCTTTTTACATAAACGTTTAATAGGATTTTACATTGTGTTTCTTTCCATTTTATTATTCACCCACGTTCAGACATTTGAAGAGATTATGAACAACAGCGTAGAACCGTCCATCTTGCGAACGACATGGAAGCATTATGGAGGTTATGTGAGTGGGGACATTCCAGCTGTTCAGCTCGGCGGTGGCATAATTGGTGGCGCACTCTTTGCATTTACGTATTATCTCTTTGCGCCAGCTGGGGCGAAGATTGTTGCGTTCTTTGCCTTTATCATCGGTGTCATCTTCATGACCGATTGGTCGATTGGGAACATGCTCCACACATTATGGGAGAAAGTACGTGCGTTTGGTGTTGACCAGTGGAACAGCATTCAGTCAAAGAATACTCAGAAACCGAAAAAGACAAGGCGCTCTAAACAATCGAATGCCTCGTCAAACGTAAGCTCTGAAGAGGAAACGGATATCGACAGAACGTATTCATATGAGGACGAGGAAGGTAACGAACACGAACCGATTATTGAAGATTTCACATCAGTCGCTTACTCGAAACAAAATGAAGAAGCAGTGAAAGAAGAAGAACAACAAGCATCATCACAATCTCCTTCCACGCCGTCTAATTCAGCTGACGACCGAGAGGAAGGGGAGGGCTATACTACGCCGTTACCGTTGGCTGAAGTGGAAAATGTTGATTATGTGTTGCCATCTGCAGATTTACTTGCAGAACCAACACACAACACCCAACAACAGGAACGCTCTCAAATTCAAGCTACAGTGAAGAAGCTTGAACGAACCTTTCATAGTTTTGGGGTAAAGGCTAAAGTGACTAAGGTACACGTTGGACCTTCTGTTACAAAGTATGAAGTGTACCCTGATGTCGGCGTGAAAGTAAGTAAGATTGTGAATTTAAGTGACGATCTAGCGCTGGCATTGGCTGCGAGAGACATTCGAATAGAAGCCCCAATTCCAGGTAAGTCAGCCGTTGGAATTGAAGTGCCAAACCAAGAAGTCGCAATGGTTTCCTTGAGAGAGGTGCTTGATTCTGCTAAGAAAGATGAGTCGAAGCTAAGCTTCGCGCTAGGGCGCGACATCTCAGGAGAATCTGTAGTGGCCGAGCTTAACAAAATGCCTCACCTGCTCGTAGCTGGTGCTACAGGAAGCGGGAAGAGTGTATGTATTAACGGCATCATTACTAGTATTCTTATGCGCGCAAAGCCACATGAGGTGAAAATGATGATGATTGACCCGAAGAAGGTAGAGTTGAACGTCTACAACGGCATCCCACACTTGTTAAGCCCGGTTGTGACAGACCCGAAAAAAGCTTCTAAAGCTCTTAAGAAAGTTGTCGCGGAAATGGAAAGAAGGTACGAGCTATTCTCAGATACCTCAACGCGTAACATCGAAGGCTACAATGAATATATTAAGAAACATAACGCTGAAACAGGTGAAGAACAGCCACAGCTTCCTTATATCGTTGTCTTAGTGGATGAATTAGCCGACTTAATGATGGTAGCATCTAACGACGTAGAAGATGCGATTACCCGATTAGCTCAAATGGCTCGTGCTGCAGGAATCCATTTGATTATCGCAACCCAGCGCCCAAGTGTTGATGTCATTACAGGAGTCATTAAAGCGAATATTCCTTCACGAATTGCGTTTAGTGTTTCCTCTGCTACTGATTCTAGGACAATCATGGATTCTGGAGGAGCTGAGAAGCTACTCGGACGGGGAGATATGCTATTCACACCTGTAGGGTCAAACCGACCAACACGAGTTCAAGGTGCGTTCCTATCTGATGAAGAAGTAGAACGAATCGTAGATCATTGTATCACCCAACAGAAAGCACAATATCAGCAAGAGATGATCCCCGATGAAGAAAATGATGTTCATGAAGAAGTGGACGATGACCTCTATGATGACGCAGTGCAATTGATTACCGAAATGCAATCAGCAAGCGTCTCAATGCTTCAACGTCGTTTCAGAATTGGATATACGCGAGCGGCTAGGCTAATTGACGCAATGGAGCAACGAGGAATTGTTGGTCCTTATGAAGGAAGTAAACCACGTGAAGTGCTAGTTTCACAAAGCGAAGAAGAAAAGACGTCTTAA
- a CDS encoding BMP family lipoprotein — translation MKKRSLFLTFLLMVTVGLLAACGSSESSGEGEGDSGSSEGEGTTDFKVAMVTDVGGVDDKSFNQSAWEGLKALGSEEGLTEGEGFTYLQSQDESDYKTNLNQLIKRDYNLVFGIGYKLHDAIEEVAGQQSDKQFAIVDDVVEQDNVASIMFEEQQGSFLVGVAAAMKSESGKVGFIGGMESPLITKFEVGFVAGVKSVNPDAEVDVQYAGAFDQPATGKSIASTMYSSGVDVIYHASGATGNGAFAEAKDRKKNDPSENIYMIGVDRDQHEEGEVPGEDTNITLTSMVKRVDVAVQDVSKQAMDGEFPGGEVLQFGLDDEAISVATTNEEAYTDEIASKVDEWKEKIKNDELTVPKTQDELQEYVSSL, via the coding sequence ATGAAAAAGCGATCATTATTTCTTACATTTCTATTGATGGTAACTGTTGGGCTGCTTGCAGCTTGTGGAAGCTCTGAGTCTTCAGGGGAGGGCGAAGGAGATAGCGGCTCTTCAGAAGGAGAAGGCACAACAGATTTTAAAGTAGCGATGGTTACGGATGTAGGCGGAGTAGATGATAAATCGTTTAACCAATCTGCTTGGGAAGGTCTTAAAGCATTAGGTTCAGAAGAAGGTTTAACAGAAGGGGAAGGGTTCACGTACCTACAATCTCAAGATGAATCGGATTACAAGACGAACCTGAACCAATTAATCAAGCGTGATTACAATCTTGTCTTCGGTATTGGGTATAAGCTTCACGACGCCATTGAAGAAGTAGCAGGACAACAGTCTGACAAGCAATTTGCAATTGTCGATGATGTAGTGGAACAAGACAACGTAGCAAGTATTATGTTTGAAGAACAACAGGGTTCTTTCTTAGTCGGGGTTGCAGCTGCAATGAAATCCGAGTCAGGTAAGGTTGGATTTATCGGGGGTATGGAAAGCCCTCTAATTACGAAGTTTGAAGTTGGCTTTGTAGCTGGTGTGAAATCAGTGAACCCTGACGCAGAAGTGGACGTGCAATATGCAGGCGCATTTGACCAGCCTGCAACAGGAAAATCAATTGCATCTACAATGTACTCAAGCGGTGTTGATGTCATTTATCATGCTTCTGGTGCAACAGGTAACGGTGCTTTTGCGGAAGCGAAAGACCGTAAGAAGAATGACCCTTCAGAGAACATTTACATGATTGGTGTAGACCGTGACCAGCATGAAGAAGGAGAAGTACCAGGTGAAGACACGAACATTACCTTAACTTCTATGGTGAAACGAGTAGATGTGGCTGTTCAAGATGTATCGAAACAAGCGATGGATGGTGAATTCCCAGGAGGCGAAGTGCTTCAATTCGGTCTTGATGATGAAGCAATCTCCGTTGCTACAACTAACGAAGAAGCGTATACAGATGAAATTGCTTCTAAAGTAGATGAGTGGAAAGAGAAAATCAAAAATGATGAGCTTACTGTACCGAAGACTCAAGACGAGCTTCAAGAATACGTAAGTTCTCTATAA